ACGCCCATACAGAGATAGCTGCTGCCCAGAGTCTCAACCAGATAGTCGTAGTCCTCCAGCCGCTGCTCCTGACTCAGTCCCAGAACATGGGCCAGGGCCGGGTCCCACTGGTCTTCCGCCTCCTGGGGAGGCGGGGAGGTGCCGCAGCCCGCGAGAAGACAGGGCAGAAGCACTGCGGCCAGCAGCCGTTGAAAGATCCGTTTTGATTTCATGGTCTCGTCTCCTTATTTATGATCTTCAAATAAAACGACGGAGAGGCAGCTAATTCCTCAAATTTAAAACAGCCGCAGCAAAGAATAGCAGAGAAGATCACCTGGATCATGAACGATATGAAAATTTTCCCGCCGGAAAGGTAAAAAAACTCCCCGTCCATCGGACGGGGAGCCTCTTTGTTTTAGTCGGTCACGTAGGGCAGCAGAGCAATCTGGCGGGCGCGCTTGATGGCCTCCGTCAGCTGGCGCTGATGCATGGCGCAGGTGCCGGTGGTTCTGCGGGGCAGAATCTTGGAGCGCTCGGATACAAAGCGGCGCAGCTTGGCGGCATCCTTGTAGTCGATGGACTCGCACTTCTCAGCGCAGAACTGGCAGACCTTGCGGCGCTTACCGCGGGCAGGGCGCGCGGGTCTGGATTCCCGATCAAAAGCCATGAGGGTTTCCTCCTTTATTTTATTCAATCAGAACGGCAGCTCGCCGTCCTCCTCGCCGATCTCGGCGAAGTCAGACTGCCCACCGCGCTCAGGCGCGGATGCAGCATAGGAAGGGGCGCCATAGGCGGGCGCGGAGCCATAATCCCCGCCGCCATCCCGCTTGGAATCCCCAAAGTAGACGTTGTCCGCGATCACCTCGGCGCTGCGGCGTTTGCCGCCGTCCCGGTCAGTCCAGTCGCGGATTTGAAGACGGCCCTCCACCACGGCCATGCGGCCCTTGGTGAAGTATTTGCTGACAAACTCAGCAGTAGAGCGCCAAGCCACGATATCAATGAAATCCGTCTCCTTTTCACCGCTTTGGGACTTAAAGTCCCGGTCTACGGCCAGGGAGAAGCTGGTCACGGCGGTGCCGCTTCCGGTGCGGCGCAGCTCGGGATCACGGGTCAGCCGACCCATAAGAACAATCCGGTTCAGCATGCGGCTGCCCCCTTACTCGCCCTTGCAGACGATCAGGGAACGCATGATGCCGTCGGTAATCCGCAGCACGCGGTCCAGCTCCCGGGGGAAGGACGGCTCGCTGCTGAACGTCATCAGCACATAGTAGCCCTCGGTTTTGTAGTTGATGGGATAAGCCAGCTTTCGGCCGCCCCACTCCTCCACCTCGACGGCGGAGCCGTTCTGCTCGGCCAGGGTCTTGAACTTCGCCACCAGCGCGGCGATGCCCTCCTCACCCTGTGCAGGGTCGATGATATACACGACCTCATAATTGGCAGAAACCTTTGCCATGTTTGCACCTCCTTTTGGACAGATGGCCCTCATTCTTTTTGATGAGAGCAAGGATAGCCCGCAGAATGCGAGCCTTATTATTATATAAGAATGTGAAAAAATGTCAAGAAAAACTTTTTTGAAGAAAGCGCCGGTACATGGGGTCCAGTCAGATTTTTTCTTTACCTGAAGAAACTTTTCTGCTATAATATTTTAGTTACAATGGATTCATAGCGCCGAAGCGGTGCTGTGAGTGGCTTTACAGAGAGGAGGCGGCGCCTCATGAAATTCAAAAAATGGAATATCCATACCCCGGCTGACCAGGACGTCGCCCGGCTGAGGGAGGCGGGATACCCCTATCTGCTCTCCACCGTGCTGGCCGCCCGCGGCATTACCACGGCGGAGGAGGCCGCGGAGTTTCTGGACCGGGAGCGGAGCCTCACGATCTCTCCCATGCGGATGCGGGACATGGACCGGGCTGTGGAGCGGATTCAGCGGGCGATTGCCGGCGGCGAGACCATCGCTGTATTTGGAGATTACGATGTGGACGGGATCACCTCCACGGTGTTGCTGCGGGATTATCTGAAAAGCTGCGGCGTCAAGTGCCTGCGGTATATTCCCAGGCGAATTGAGGATGGATACGGCCTCTCAAAGGATGCCATCCAGTCCCTGTGGGATCAGGGCGCCACACTGATGATCACCGTGGACTGTGGGGTTACTGGCAACGAGGAGGTGGATTTTGCCGCCTCGCTGGGGATGGATGTGGTCATCACAGATCACCACGAGTGCAAGGAGACGCTGCCCAATGCCATGGCGGTGGTAGACCCCCACCGGCCGGACTGCCCGTATCCTTTCAAGCATCTTGCCGGCGTGGGCGTTGCGCTGAAGCTGGTACTGGCCTTAGGCGGCGAAAACCGGGAGGATGCCCTCTTCGCCCGCTACTGCACTCTGGCCGCTATTGGCACCATCGCGGATGTGATGCGGATGGAGGGCGAGAACCGGACCATTGTCTCCTACGGTTTGGAGGCGCTGCCCCACACGGATTTTGTGGGTATTCACGCCTTGCTGCGGGAGGCGGGGCTTTTGGGAAAGCCCATTACGTCCATTCAGATCGGGTTTGTCCTCTCCCCCCGCATCAATGCCGCCGGCCGTATGGGGGCAGCGGACCTGGCAGCGGACCTGCTGGAAACTGACGACCCTGCCCGGGCGGAAGAGCTGGCGCGGCAGCTATGCGATCTGAACCGGGAGCGTCAGGCAGTGGAGCAGGCCATCTGCGCCGATGCCACAGCTAAAATCGAAAAACTCCGGGCGGAGGAGAGGAGCGCCCTGGTCCTCTCCAGTGAGGACTGGCACCAGGGGGTGGTGGGAATTGTCGCCTCACGCCTGAGCGAGAAGTACTCCTGCCCCAGCTTCATGATTCATCTGAAGGACGGCGTGGGAAAGGGCTCGTGCCGGTCCTACGGCGGGCTGAACCTCTTTGCGGCGCTGGAATCCTGTGCGGATCTGCTGGACGGCTTCGGCGGACATGAGCTGGCGGCCGGGTTCACCATTCCGGAGGAGAATATTGAGGCATTCCGTGCCCGGGTGAACCGGTATGTACGCTCTGCCTGCGGCGGCAAAACACCGGTGAGCTCTCTGGATTTAGATGCGGCGATTGTCTGCCCCGGTGAGGTGACGTTGGAGCAGGTGGAGTACCTCAGCCAGCTGGAGCCATACGGCGCTGGGAATCCCAGGCCCGCCTTTGCCCTGCTGGGGGCTACGCTGGATTCTGTCCAGTCTGTGGGCCAGGGCCGGCACTTAAAGGTGCGGCTGAGCAAGGGTACCAGCCGGTTTGAGGCGATCTTCTTCTCTGTGATGGAGGGGGAGTGCGGCCTGACCGCCGGCACGCGGGTAGACGCGGCATTTTATTTGCAGGCCAACACCTTTCGGGGCAGCACGACATTGCAGCTCCAGCTCATTGACCTCCGCCCCTCCCTGACCCCCAGCCGCCACGAGGCGGCGGACCTGGCATTGCTGCACCGGCTGCTGGAGGGGGAGAGTGTCACTGGCCAGGAAGCGGTGCGCCTGCAGCCATCCCGGGACCAGTTTGCGGCCTGCTGGCGGGCGCTGGAGGGCCAACTGCGCCAGGGAAAGGCCGAGGAGGACGCACTGCCGTATCTTCGGCGTCTGGCGGAGCGCTCCGGAGGCTGCGACAGCTTTTTAAGAACCGCTCTGGCGCTGGAGGTCTTTCAAGAACGGGGGCTGATCTCGCTGGTCAGCCGCGGCAGCCAGCTGCAGCTCTGCCTGAATCCGATTCAGGGCAAGGTGGATTTAAACCAGTGCCCGTATTTATCCCGCCTGCGCGGGGAAGCTGTCGAGGGGAGGTGAGCGTATGACTATTCAGGAACAGTATGAGCTGTTGGAAAAAACCGTTCGGGGCTATAACCCGGCGGCAGACATCGCCCAGATTCGGGCGGCCTTTGAATTTGCAAATGAGGCCCATCAGGAGCAAAAGCGCAAGAGCGGCGAGCCCTATATCACGCATCCTCTGGCGGTTGCGCAGATCGTGGCCGAGGAGCTGCGGCTGGACAGCGAGTCCATTGAGGCAGCGCTGCTCCACGATGTGATTGAGGACACCGCGGCCACGGAGGAGCAGGTGGCAAAGCTCTTCTCGCCCACAGTAGCGGCGCTGGTGGAAGGGGTCAGCAAGCTGACCCGTATCCAGTATGCCACCAAGGAAGATGAGCAGATGGAAAACCTCAGGAAGATGCTCATCGCCATGAGCAAGGACATCCGGGTGATCCTCATTAAAATTGCGGACCGGCTCCACAACATGCGCACCATGGAGTACCAGTCCCCTGCCAAGCAGAAGCAAAAGTCCCTGGAGACCATGGAGATTTACGCGCCCATCGCCCACCGCCTGGGCATGCAGCGCATCAAGTGGGAGCTGGAGGACCTGTCGCTGAAGTATCTGGACCCGGTGGGCTTCCATGAGATCGTCTCCAAGCTGGATGAGAAAAAGGAGGAGTACGACGCTTTCATGCGCCGCACCCAGACCCAGATTGACGAGCGGCTGAGCGAGCTGCATATCGAACACATCGTGTACGGCCGCATTAAGCACCCCTATTCCATCTACCGCAAGATGTTCAACCAGAACCGGTCGTTAGAGGAAATCTTTGACCTCTTTGCCTTCCGCGTGATTGTGGAGAATGTAGGGGACTGCTATAATGTCCTGGGCGTGGTCCACGACATTTACAAGCCTATCCTGGGCCGGTTCAAGGACTATATCGGGACGCCAAAGCCCAACGGCTACCAGTCTCTTCACACCACTGTGGTGGGAGGGGACGGCATCCCCTTTGAGGTCCAGATCCGGACTCGGGAGATGCATGAGATCGCTGAATACGGCGTGGCCGCCCACTGGAAATACAAGCAGGGAGGCCAGGGCGCCGGCACGGAGGGCCGTTATGAGTGGGTCCGCCGCCTCCTGGAAAACCAGGACGGCGCCGACGCCGAGGACTATATCCACTCGCTGAAGATCGACATGTTCTCCGACGAGGTCTTTGTATTTACCCCGGGCGGCGATGTGCAGAACCTGCCCGCCGGGGCAACGCCCATTGACTTTGCTTACGCGATTCACTCCGCCGTTGGCAACCGAATGGTGGGCGCCAAGGTGAATAACCGCATTGTCACCCTGGACCATGTGCTGAAAAACGGCGACATCGTGGAGATTCTGACCTCTAAGAACGCCAAGGGCCCCAGCCGGGACTGGATGAAGATCGCCAAGTCCAGCGAGGCCCGCAGCAAAATCCGCCAGTGGTTCAAGAAGGAGCGCCGGGAGGAGAATATCGCCAACGGCCGCGCTTCCTTTGAAGCGGAGCTGAAGCATTGCGGTCTTTCCATGAAGGATGTTACCGATCCGGAGCTGCTTCCAAGTCTCTTGAAAAAAGTCACGTACCCCTCTTTGGAGGACCTGTATGCGGCCATCGGCTACGGCGGGTTCTCCGCCCAGAAGGCGGTCAGCCGCATGCAGGGGGAAATCCTTCGGGTGGCCCGTCAGCACCAGCTGGAACAGCAGGCGGCCGAGGCCGCCGAGACCAGGGAGGAGCCCAAAACCCCCGCGCCGAAGCGCATCAAAAGCGAGCAGGGCATCATTGTGGAGGGGCTGGACAACTGCCTGGTAAAATTTTCTAAGTGCTGCACGCCAGTGCCCGGCGATGAGATCGTGGGCTTTATCACCCGGGGCTACGGCGTCTCCGTCCACCGGGCCGACTGTCCCAACGCCTCGGAGGAAAGGCGCGGCCAGCCGGACCAGGCGGGACGCTGGATCAAGGTCAGCTGGGGCAGCGACACCAACGAGAGCTACCCCACTGTGCTGGAGGTTCTCTGCAAGGACCGCCAGGGGCTGCTGCTGGACATTTCTGCGGCGCTCTCCACCACCCATACCTTTGTGCTGGGTGTGAACACCCGCAGCACAGAGGACGGCTTTGCCGTGATCCGGCTGGAAATTCGGGTGAAGGATGGAGAGCAGCTGCGGGCTGTGATGAACAGGCTCCACCAGATTTCCGGAGCCCTGCAGGTGAGCCGGCCGGCGGGATAGGCCCTCATCAAGGGGAACGTCTGCCCCGCCAAGGACGCTGCTTTTGGTGGAGGCATGTCGGGCGAGGCCGCGCCCGCCATGGTACCATGCGCATGTCGCGGCAAACACGATGGCTTTTGTCGCCGCCGGCGAAGGCGCGGGGAAAACAAAGACTCTTCCCACGAAAGCAAAAAGAAAGACAGGTGTTAAAAAACGATGCGTGCTGTTGTTACACGTGTCACCCGGGCCTCCGTTACCATCGGCGGACGGGTGAACGGTGAAATCGGGCGGGGGTTTCTCGTGCTCCTTGGTGTCGGACCTGCCGATAAAGAGGAGACTGCCCGCCGTCTGGCGGAGAAGATCTGCAACCTGCGGGTCTTTGAGGATGAGAATGGAAAGATGAACCTGAGTCTGGAGCAGGTGGGGGGCAGCCTCCTTGTAGTGTCCCAGTTCACGCTGTATGCGGACACCTCCTCCCGCCGCCCCGGGTTCACCCGCGCGGCAAAGCCGGACCAGGCCATCCCGCTGTACGAGGACTTCATGGCCCGCTGCCGGGAGCGTGGCTTTGCTGTGGAGCACGGGGAGTTCGGCGCGGATATGCAGGTGGAGTCCGTCAATGACGGCCCGGTGACGATCCTGTTTGACACGGAGCGGCCCTGAGGCCGAGAGGAGTGCAGAGATGGAACCGACGCTGGTGGTGCTGCCCTTGCTCCTCGGGGGAGCGGCACTGATTGTATATCTTGTTTATCGAATTGTCTACTGCCTGGTGAAAAAGGCGGTCCGGGACGCCCTGCGGGAATACGAGGCTGAAAAGGGAGTTGCCTTGACAGCAAAACGTGTCGAAACGGCAGAGCCGGAGCGCGGGAACACACCGTCGCCGGACAAAACGGAGGAGTGAAAGGGAATTTTTCCGTCCCGCCGGGCAGGAGAAAAGCGCGTGGAAAAGGAGGCGGATGCAGATGCGGCTGCCCTGGAGACGGGAGAACTCTGAAAAAGCGCCGGACATTCCCTGGTTCTGGACACTGACTATCGATGGGAGGCCCGCCGCAAATTTTGACTGGCCGGATATCCTGCAAGGTCTGGAAGGGCTGCGGGCGGACCCGGACAGCTTTTTGGCCTTGGAGCGCCAAAATCCGGCGTGCATCCAAGAGTCCGGCTTTTTGCAGTGTGCTGTGGTCCTGACGGGAGAGCGGGCGGGCTGGTACGCTGTGGAGTGCGGCTATCCCGGCCCGGAGGGGCCGGTGTTGCTGGAAAGGCAGGTTCCCTCCATTCAGGAGGTGGTCCCGGTCTTTGAGTCCGTCTACCGGCAGAGGGATGCGGTGCTCTCCGGGTTTGCGGACCTATCTGACGCCATGGGGCGAAATGAATCAACGAGGTGAGAGTATGGAGATCAAATACCTGGCGGTTGGGCCTTACGGCACCAATTGCTATTTCCTCTGTGACAAGGAGGCGGGGGTTTGTGCCGTGATTGATCCCGGCGGAAGTCCGGATCAGATTTTGGCGGTGCTGGAGAAGCTCGCGTGCAGGCCCTGCGCGATCCTGCTCACTCACGGACACTACGACCACACCGGCGCCGTAGCAGACCTTTTGGAGCGCTTCCCGGGCATCCGGGTGTCCATTCACAGGGGGGACTTCCAGAACGTGGACACAAAGCTCTTTCCCCTCTCCCGGCAGGTGCCGGAGGAGGCGGTCTCCTTCTATGACGAGGGAGACACCGTGACGGTTGGCGCCATGCCGGTGGAGGTGCTCCACACCCCCGGCCACTCCGAGGGGAGCGTGACGCTCCGGTGCGGGAGCGCCCTCTTCTGCGGAGACACGCTGTTCGCGGGCTCCTGCGGCCGGACGGACTTTGACGGCGGCTCTGTAGAGAAGATGATGGCCTCGCTCAAGCGCTTGGGCCAGCTGGAGGGGGACCTGGATGTTCTGCCGGGACACATGGAGCTCTCCACCCTGGACCGGGAGCGGGCCTCCAATCCCTACCTGCGCCACGCACTGGAGATCTCATGAAGCTGCTGCTGCAGGGCCATGATGAGCGCTATACCGTGGAGCAGAGTCTTCTGAACCTGTTCCCCGGCGAACTACCGGTTTACGAGCCCATTTTGCCCGGGGATGACTCCTGGGCCGTGGTCACGCTCCGGGAGGAGGACGATTGCTGTCATGTTACCACAGAGCTCCGCTGGCAGGGGAGGCAGACCTCTCACCGGGAGGTTCTTCCCCTCTCCGGCACGGAGTATGCCCGGGAGGGCCAGCGCCGCCATGCCGTCGGCGCCTGCTTTTTTCTGGCTGCTCAGGCCGTAAGCGGCGTTCGGCCCCCCTGGGGGATGCTGACAGGTGTCCGGCCCGACAAGCCCGCCACAGCCGCTCTGGCCGCCGGCAGAACCCCAGAGGAGACACGGGCATGGATGGAGCGGTTTTACTATGTCTCCCCTGACCGGGCAGCGCTGGCGGTAGAGACCGCCTCCGCGGCGCTGAGGGCCTCCCGCCGGCTGGAACGGCGGGATATCGCGGTCTATGTGGGGATTCCCTTCTGCCCTACTCGGTGCGCCTACTGCTCCTTTGTGAGCCAGTCGGTGGAAAAAAGCTTTGACCTGGTGCCTCCCTATGTGGAGGCGCTGGTGGAGGAGATTCATTCCGGCGGCGGAATGGCGCGGGCCCTGAACCTGCGGTGCCGGACCTTTTACATGGGCGGAGGCACGCCCACCACGCTGACGGCAGGGCAGCTGGACCGGGTGCTGACGGCCCTTGAGGATGCCTTTGATCTTCAGGACTGCGAGGAACTGACGGTGGAGGCTGGACGGCCGGACACCATCACGGCGGAGAAGCTGGCGGTGCTGAAATCCCATGGCATCACCCGAATTTCCGTGAATCCGCAGACCATGGAGGATGCGGTGTTGCGGGCCATCGGGCGCCGCCACACCGCCAGGGAGATCGAGCACGCCCTGGACCTGGCGGCGGCCTACGGATTCCCCCATGTGAATATGGATTTGATCGCGGGATTGCCGGAGGATACCGCCGCAGGCTTTCGCCGTTCCCTGGATCGCTGCTTGGAGTTTGAAACGGACAATGTCACCATCCACACCCTGGCGCTGAAAAAAGGCAGCCGGATTCTAACCGAAGGGCTGAGCGTCCCCGGGCCGGAGGAGGTGGCGCAGATGCTGGACTACGCCGCGCCGATGCTGCGAGAGCGGGGCTACGCACCCTATTACCTCTACCGGCAGAAATACATGTCCGGCAGCTTTGAGAATATTGGCTGGACCCGCCCTGGCGCGGAGTGCTGGTATAATATTGATATCATGTCGGAGCTGTGCTCCATTCTGTCCTTTGGCGCCGGCGGCTCCACCAAGATGGTGGAAGGCGGCCGGATTCAACGGGTATTCAACCACAAGTATCCGGCGGAGTATACCCAACGACCGGAGAAGTGGCGTGCCAACCAGAACGCCTTTGCCGAATTTTATGAGCATGTTTGAAAGGAGACCGCGCTATGGCCTATTCCCTGAAACAGTTGAACGATGCCATCCGCAGCGACCCGGCCGCCTACGCCGCAGAGTGTGACGCAGCCTTCGCAAAAAAAGTGGAGGCGGCGGCCAGGAAGATTGCCGACCACCGGGGACAGTCCCATATCATTCTGCTCTCCGGACCCTCCGGCTCCGGAAAGACCACCACCGCCATGAAGATCGAGGAGGAGCTGGAGCGCCAGGGGATTGTGACGCATACCATCTCCATGGACAATTATTTCAACACAGTGGACCCGGAGACCGCACCCCGGAACCGGGAAGGAGCCATTGATTTTGAGTCTCCGTTCTGTCTGGACGTGGATTTGCTGAACCGCCATTTCTCCATGTTGGATCGGGGGGAGCTGATCCATGTGCCCAAATATGAATTTGCAAGGCAGATGCGCTCAGATATCATGTCCCAGCCCCTGCGCCTGGGCACCAACGAGCTGGCTATTTTTGAAGGGATTCACGCACTGAACGATATTATTGTGGGCAAGAACCCCCACGCCTTCAAGCTGTACATCGCCGCCCGCAGCAACCTGGTGGATGATGAGGGAACCGTGGTGTTCCAGCACGCTTGGCTGCGGCTGTGCCGCCGGATTGTCCGGGATCATAAGTTCCGGGGCAGCGACGCCAGATTTACTCTGAAGATGTGGCCCAACGTCCGCCGGGGCGAAAAGCTGTATATCTCCCCCTATAAGGAAAACGCCGACCTGATGTTCGACTCCGCACTGGCCTTTGAATTCGCGCTGCTCAAGCCCATTGTGGTGCCCCTGCTGGAGGAGCTTCCCAGGGGCAAATACGACGTGGCGGAGGAGATGCTCCGGGGCTTTGAGCGGATTGAGCCCATGGAGGAGACGTGCGTTGCGCCGGAGTCCCTGGCTCGGGAGTTTATTGGCGGAAGCGCCTATGACTACCGCTAAAGCGCAGAAGGGGAGGAAACCCGATGAATGAGACGATGGAAAAGCTGCTTGCAGCCGCCCGCCAGGGAGCGGCTCAGGCCGGAGACCTTGCGGTAAACACCGCCCATGGCCTGAAGAAAAAGGCCGGAGAGACCCTGAGCGCCGCCAAGCAGCGTCTGCGGATTGCCGCGCTGGAGGGCGAGATTGAGGGAACCCTGGCGGAGATTGGTGAGCTGCTCTACGCCACCCATACGGGAACTCCGACGGACTCAGAGGTGTTGCAGGAAAAACTGCGGAAGATTGACGCGCTGAAAACGGAGATCGCTGTCCTGAAGGGCGGCCCGGACCGCCCAGTGGCCTGTGCTGTGTGCGGCACGCAGAGCCGGCCGGGAGATGTATTCTGCCGATTTTGTGGAGGAAAGCTATGATGGAGACATATACCTATCAGCAGTATCAGCAGAGCGCGGCCGCCCTGGCGGACCGGCTGGGGGACTTTCGGCCGGAGGTTCTGCTGATTCTGGGCTCCGGCCTGGGTTCGCTGGGAGACCAGGTGGAGCAGCCACTGGTTGTCCCTTACGCGCAGGTACCCCATATGAAGCGCTCCACTGCGCCGGACCACAAGGGGCAGTTTGTCTTTGGGCGGCTCTCGGGGCGGAATGTGGCGGTGATGCAGGGCCGGCTCCACACCTATGAGGGGTGGTCCTTCGCGGATGTGAGCTATCCCGTCCGGGTGCTGAGGCTGCTGGGCGCGAAGACGCTGCTTGTGACCAACGCTGCCGGGGCGGTGAATACCGCCTTTTCCGCCGGGGATATCATGATGATCACCGACCACATCAAGCTCTTTGGCGTGAGTCCTCTGTGCGGGGCGAATCTGGACGAATTCGGTCCCCGCTTCCCGGATGTGAGCGCCGTTTACACCCCGGCGCTGCGCAAGGCTGCCCGTGAAGCCGCACAGGCGTTGGAAATCCCCTTGCGGGAGGGCGTCTACATGTACTTCCCTGGTCCCCAGTTTGAGACGCCTGCCGAGGTGCGGATGGCCCGCATTCTGGGCGCCGACGCAGTGGGCATGTCCACGGTGCCGGAGACCATTGTGGCCGCCCACTGCGGGATGCAGGTTCTGGGGTTTACCCTCTGCACCAACATGGCCGCCGGAGTGCTGGACCAGCCTCTTTCCGGTGAGGAGGTTTTGGAGGCAGCTGAGGCGGCCCGCCCACGGTTTACCTCCCTGGTGAAAGCCTGCTTGGAGCGGGTATAATCCACAGGGCACAGCCATAGGTTCATAGTGTCATTTTTGAAAACTGAGGTAATCGACTCATGTCCAATCCAAAAAAGCAGTCCTTTCTGGGGGGCGCGGCGATTCTGGCTGCTGCGGTGGCCATTGTTAAGCTGATCGGTGCCGCCTACAAGCTGCCCCTGAACAACATCCTGGGCGACGTGGGCATGTCCTATTGGGACACCGCCTATAAAATTTATAACTTCCTGCTGACATTCTCCACTGCGGGACTCCCCCTGGCCATCTCCAAACTTACCAGCGAGGCGTATACCCAGGGACGGGAGAATGAGAAGCGGAAGATTTTCCGCACCGCCATCTGGCTCTTCTTTGCCCTGGGGCTGGTGGGCTCGCTGCTGATGTTCTTCCAGGCGGACCTTTTGGTGGGCTTCCTGCGCAACGAAAATGCCATGCGGCCGGTTCAGGCTCTGGCGCCTGCGGTGTTCTGCGTGTGCATTTTGGCCTGTATGCGGGGCTATACTCAGGGGCAGGGAAACATGACGCCCACTGCTGTCAGCCAAGTGCTGGAGGCATTGTGCAAGGTAGGCATCGGCCTGCCCTTGGCATGGTATCTTCTGAACATCGGGAGGAATATGGACGTGGGCGCCGCCGGCGCCATCCTGGGCGTCACCATCGGTACCGTTGTGTCCATGTTGTTTTTGTGCATCTATCTCTTCACCCACCGGGACCACCGCAAGAGTCTGGATGTCCCGTCCTCCGGCGGTACGCTGGTCAAGCGGATTCTGGCCATTGGCGTGCCCATCACCTTGGGCAACTCCGCCATGAGCATCATCTCCATCCTGGACACGAAGATCGTTCTAGGCCGGCTCCAAGACGGATTGAGTCTGGCCCCCACGGCGGCCAACGCCCTCAACGGCCAGTACACAACGGGCATGGTGATGCCCAACATGGTGGCCTCCTTCGTCTATCCCGTCACCATGAGCCTGCTGCCCTTCGCGGCGGCGGCCCTGGCCCGGAACGACACCCGGGAGGCGGACCGGACGATCTCCACGGCCTTCCGCCTCTTGGCGCTGCTGGCGCTGCCGGCCGGCATCGGATTGAGCGTGCTGGCAACACCTATCGAAAAACTGGTGCTGCCCTCTCAGCAGGAGCTGGCCGTCGCTGCCGGTCCCCATCTGCAGATCTTGGGCATCGCCACGATCTTCATCTGCCTGATGGTGCTGACCAATGCCATTTTGCAGACCTACGGCAAGGAGAAAATTCCCATTTTCACGGTCATC
This genomic window from Pusillibacter faecalis contains:
- a CDS encoding uridine kinase family protein; translation: MAYSLKQLNDAIRSDPAAYAAECDAAFAKKVEAAARKIADHRGQSHIILLSGPSGSGKTTTAMKIEEELERQGIVTHTISMDNYFNTVDPETAPRNREGAIDFESPFCLDVDLLNRHFSMLDRGELIHVPKYEFARQMRSDIMSQPLRLGTNELAIFEGIHALNDIIVGKNPHAFKLYIAARSNLVDDEGTVVFQHAWLRLCRRIVRDHKFRGSDARFTLKMWPNVRRGEKLYISPYKENADLMFDSALAFEFALLKPIVVPLLEELPRGKYDVAEEMLRGFERIEPMEETCVAPESLAREFIGGSAYDYR
- a CDS encoding purine-nucleoside phosphorylase, producing the protein MMETYTYQQYQQSAAALADRLGDFRPEVLLILGSGLGSLGDQVEQPLVVPYAQVPHMKRSTAPDHKGQFVFGRLSGRNVAVMQGRLHTYEGWSFADVSYPVRVLRLLGAKTLLVTNAAGAVNTAFSAGDIMMITDHIKLFGVSPLCGANLDEFGPRFPDVSAVYTPALRKAAREAAQALEIPLREGVYMYFPGPQFETPAEVRMARILGADAVGMSTVPETIVAAHCGMQVLGFTLCTNMAAGVLDQPLSGEEVLEAAEAARPRFTSLVKACLERV
- a CDS encoding putative polysaccharide biosynthesis protein, translating into MSNPKKQSFLGGAAILAAAVAIVKLIGAAYKLPLNNILGDVGMSYWDTAYKIYNFLLTFSTAGLPLAISKLTSEAYTQGRENEKRKIFRTAIWLFFALGLVGSLLMFFQADLLVGFLRNENAMRPVQALAPAVFCVCILACMRGYTQGQGNMTPTAVSQVLEALCKVGIGLPLAWYLLNIGRNMDVGAAGAILGVTIGTVVSMLFLCIYLFTHRDHRKSLDVPSSGGTLVKRILAIGVPITLGNSAMSIISILDTKIVLGRLQDGLSLAPTAANALNGQYTTGMVMPNMVASFVYPVTMSLLPFAAAALARNDTREADRTISTAFRLLALLALPAGIGLSVLATPIEKLVLPSQQELAVAAGPHLQILGIATIFICLMVLTNAILQTYGKEKIPIFTVIAGGVVKIILNYILVGNPEINIHGAPISTLCCYMVIAGLNLFFVWVYSPQKPRYMQLFAKPVLASVLMGGAAWAVYGFLNRMLESGHSAYGANAIATLGAILIGVIVYFILVIALRILRAEDVKSIPHGAKLIKLLHLK